A genome region from Camelina sativa cultivar DH55 chromosome 10, Cs, whole genome shotgun sequence includes the following:
- the LOC104716109 gene encoding amino acid transporter ANTL2-like isoform X1, producing MGFENEASSSSYTLKIPPAATEDTPLLGKGPPLSSQFKTFANVFIAVVGAGVLGLPYAFKRTGWLMGVLLLVSVSVLTHHCMMLLVHTRRKLDSFNGVSKSSSKIGSFGDLGFAVCGSFGRIVVDLFIILSQAGFCVGYLIFIGTTLANLFDPDSPTSLRHQITRLGSDFFGVSSKSLYIWVCFPFQLGLNSIKTLTHLAPLSIFADVVDLGAMGVVIVEDSMIILKQRPDVVAFGGMSLFLYGMGVAVYSFEGVGMVLPLESEMKDKDKFGKVLALGMGFISLIYIAFGFLGYLAFGEDTMDIITSNLGAGLISTVVQLGLCVNLFFTFPLMMNPVFEIVERRFSRGMYSAWLRWLLVLVVTLVALFVPNFTDFLSLVGSSTCCVLGFVLPALFHLLVFKEEMGWIQWSSDTAIVGLGVALAVSGTWSSLSEIFSVKV from the exons ATGGGGTTTGAGAACGAAGCTAGCTCCTCCTCTTATACCCTTAAAATACCACCGGCGGCTACAGAGGACACGCCTCTTCTTGGCAAGGGACCTCCCCTGTCCAGCCAATTCAAGACCTTCGCCAACGTCTTCATCGCTGTCGTCGGCGCTGGTGTTCTTGGTCTTCCTTACGCCTTCAAGCGAACCGGATGGCTCATGGGCGTCCTCCTTCTCGTCTCCGTCTCCGTTTTGACCCATCACTGCATGATGCTCCTTGTCCATACCCGCCGCAAGCTCGACTCTTTCAATGGCGTCTCCAAGTCCTCCTCCAAGATCGGCTCTTTCGGTGACCTTGGATTTGCCGTCTGCGGCTCCTTCGGCAGGATCGTCGTTGACTTATTTATCATCTTATCCCAAGCTGGTTTTTGTGTCGGTTATCTCATCTTCATCGGCACTACTTTAGCCAATCTGTTCGATCCTGATTCCCCCACCAGTCTCAGGCATCAGATTACTAGGCTGGGTTCTGATTTCTTTGGCGTCTCCTCCAAGAGTCTCTACATTTGGGTATGCTTCCCCTTTCAGCTGGGTTTGAATTCCATTAAGACCCTCACTCACTTGGCCCCTCTTAGCATTTTCGCCGACGTTGTTGATCTTGGCGCTATGGGTGTTGTCATTGTTGAGGATTCCATGATTATACTCAAGCAAAGGCCTGACGTGGTTGCCTTTGGCGGTATGTCTCTCTTCTTGTATGGGATGGGCGTCGCTGTCTATTCTTTCGAAG GTGTTGGAATGGTCTTGCCCCTTGAATCCGAGATGAAGGACAAGGACAAGTTTGGCAAAGTCTTGGCACTCGGCATGGGATTCATCTCTCTCATTTACATTGCCTTCGGTTTCCTAGGCTACTTGGCTTTTGGTGAGGACACCATGGACATTATCACGTCAAACTTGGGTGCAGGACTTATTAGCACTGTTGTTCAGCTTGGATTGTGCgtcaacctcttcttcaccttccCCTTGATGATGAATCCAGTCTTTGAGATAGTGGAGAGGCGTTTCTCTCGTGGGATGTACTCTGCCTGGCTGAGATGGCTACTCGTCTTGGTAGTGACTCTTGTGGCTCTCTTTGTGCCAAACTTTACTGATTTTTTGTCCTTGGTCGGCAGCAGCACTTGCTGTGTGTTAGGGTTTGTGTTGCCTGCGTTGTTCCATTTATTGGTGTTCAAGGAAGAGATGGGGTGGATACAATGGAGTTCCGACACAGCGATTGTGGGACTCGGTGTGGCTCTTGCTGTGTCTGGAACTTGGAGTTCCCTCAGTGAGATCTTCTCGGTCAAAGTGTAA
- the LOC104716109 gene encoding amino acid transporter ANTL2-like isoform X2 has protein sequence MGFENEASSSSYTLKIPPAATEDTPLLGKGPPLSSQFKTFANVFIAVVGAGVLGLPYAFKRTGWLMGVLLLVSVSVLTHHCMMLLVHTRRKLDSFNGVSKSSSKIGSFGDLGFAVCGSFGRIVVDLFIILSQAGFCVGYLIFIGTTLANLFDPDSPTSLRHQITRLGSDFFGVSSKSLYIWVCFPFQLGLNSIKTLTHLAPLSIFADVVDLGAMGVVIVEDSMIILKQRPDVVAFGGMSLFLYGMGVAVYSFEGVGMVLPLESEMKDKDKFGKVLALGMGFISLIYIAFGFLGYLAFGEDTMDIITSNLGAGLISTVVQLGLCVNLFFTFPLMMNPVFEIVERRFSRGMYSAWLRWLLVLVVTLVALFVPNFTDFLSLVGSSTCCVLGFVLPALFHLLVFKEEMGWIQWSSDTAIVGLGVALAVSGTWSSLSEIFSVKV, from the exons ATGGGGTTTGAGAACGAAGCTAGCTCCTCCTCTTATACCCTTAAAATACCACCGGCGGCTACAGAGGACACGCCTCTTCTTGGCAAGGGACCTCCCCTGTCCAGCCAATTCAAGACCTTCGCCAACGTCTTCATCGCTGTCGTCGGCGCTGGTGTTCTTGGTCTTCCTTACGCCTTCAAGCGAACCGGATGGCTCATGGGCGTCCTCCTTCTCGTCTCCGTCTCCGTTTTGACCCATCACTGCATGATGCTCCTTGTCCATACCCGCCGCAAGCTCGACTCTTTCAATGGCGTCTCCAAGTCCTCCTCCAAGATCGGCTCTTTCGGTGACCTTGGATTTGCCGTCTGCGGCTCCTTCGGCAGGATCGTCGTTGACTTATTTATCATCTTATCCCAAGCTGGTTTTTGTGTCGGTTATCTCATCTTCATCGGCACTACTTTAGCCAATCTGTTCGATCCTGATTCCCCCACCAGTCTCAGGCATCAGATTACTAGGCTGGGTTCTGATTTCTTTGGCGTCTCCTCCAAGAGTCTCTACATTTGGGTATGCTTCCCCTTTCAGCTGGGTTTGAATTCCATTAAGACCCTCACTCACTTGGCCCCTCTTAGCATTTTCGCCGACGTTGTTGATCTTGGCGCTATGGGTGTTGTCATTGTTGAGGATTCCATGATTATACTCAAGCAAAGGCCTGACGTGGTTGCCTTTGGCGGTATGTCTCTCTTCTTGTATGGGATGGGCGTCGCTGTCTATTCTTTCGAAGGTGTTGGAATGGTCTTGCCCCTTGAATCCGAGATGAAGGACAAGGACAAGTTTGGCAAAGTCTTGGCACTCGGCATGGGATTCATCTCTCTCATTTACATTGCCTTCGGTTTCCTAGGCTACTTGGCTTTTGGTGAAGACACCATGGAC ATTATCACGTCAAACTTGGGTGCAGGACTTATTAGCACTGTTGTTCAGCTTGGATTGTGCgtcaacctcttcttcaccttccCCTTGATGATGAATCCAGTCTTTGAGATAGTGGAGAGGCGTTTCTCTCGTGGGATGTACTCTGCCTGGCTGAGATGGCTACTCGTCTTGGTAGTGACTCTTGTGGCTCTCTTTGTGCCAAACTTTACTGATTTTTTGTCCTTGGTCGGCAGCAGCACTTGCTGTGTGTTAGGGTTTGTGTTGCCTGCGTTGTTCCATTTATTGGTGTTCAAGGAAGAGATGGGGTGGATACAATGGAGTTCCGACACAGCGATTGTGGGACTCGGTGTGGCTCTTGCTGTGTCTGGAACTTGGAGTTCCCTCAGTGAGATCTTCTCGGTCAAAGTGTAA
- the LOC104716109 gene encoding amino acid transporter ANTL2-like isoform X3: MGFENEASSSSYTLKIPPAATEDTPLLGKGPPLSSQFKTFANVFIAVVGAGVLGLPYAFKRTGWLMGVLLLVSVSVLTHHCMMLLVHTRRKLDSFNGVSKSSSKIGSFGDLGFAVCGSFGRIVVDLFIILSQAGFCVGYLIFIGTTLANLFDPDSPTSLRHQITRLGSDFFGVSSKSLYIWVCFPFQLGLNSIKTLTHLAPLSIFADVVDLGAMGVVIVEDSMIILKQRPDVVAFGGMSLFLYGMGVAVYSFEGVGMVLPLESEMKDKDKFGKVLALGMGFISLIYIAFGFLGYLAFGEDTMDIITSNLGAGLISTVVQLGLCVNLFFTFPLMMNPVFEIVERRFSRGMYSAWLRWLLVLVVTLVALFVPNFTDFLSLVGSSTCCVLGFVLPALFHLLVFKEEMGWIQWSSDTAIVGLGVALAVSGTWSSLSEIFSVKV; this comes from the exons ATGGGGTTTGAGAACGAAGCTAGCTCCTCCTCTTATACCCTTAAAATACCACCGGCGGCTACAGAGGACACGCCTCTTCTTGGCAAGGGACCTCCCCTGTCCAGCCAATTCAAGACCTTCGCCAACGTCTTCATCGCTGTCGTCGGCGCTGGTGTTCTTGGTCTTCCTTACGCCTTCAAGCGAACCGGATGGCTCATGGGCGTCCTCCTTCTCGTCTCCGTCTCCGTTTTGACCCATCACTGCATGATGCTCCTTGTCCATACCCGCCGCAAGCTCGACTCTTTCAATGGCGTCTCCAAGTCCTCCTCCAAGATCGGCTCTTTCGGTGACCTTGGATTTGCCGTCTGCGGCTCCTTCGGCAGGATCGTCGTTGACTTATTTATCATCTTATCCCAAGCTGGTTTTTGTGTCGGTTATCTCATCTTCATCGGCACTACTTTAGCCAATCTGTTCGATCCTGATTCCCCCACCAGTCTCAGGCATCAGATTACTAGGCTGGGTTCTGATTTCTTTGGCGTCTCCTCCAAGAGTCTCTACATTTGGGTATGCTTCCCCTTTCAGCTGGGTTTGAATTCCATTAAGACCCTCACTCACTTGGCCCCTCTTAGCATTTTCGCCGACGTTGTTGATCTTGGCGCTATGGGTGTTGTCATTGTTGAGGATTCCATGATTATACTCAAGCAAAGGCCTGACGTGGTTGCCTTTGGCGGTATGTCTCTCTTCTTGTATGGGATGGGCGTCGCTGTCTATTCTTTCGAAGGTGTTGGAATGGTCTTGCCCCTTGAATCCGAGATGAAGGACAAGGACAAGTTTGGCAAAGTCTTGGCACTCGGCATGGGATTCATCTCTCTCATTTACATTGCCTTCGGTTTCCTAGGCTACTTGGCTTTTG GTGAGGACACCATGGACATTATCACGTCAAACTTGGGTGCAGGACTTATTAGCACTGTTGTTCAGCTTGGATTGTGCgtcaacctcttcttcaccttccCCTTGATGATGAATCCAGTCTTTGAGATAGTGGAGAGGCGTTTCTCTCGTGGGATGTACTCTGCCTGGCTGAGATGGCTACTCGTCTTGGTAGTGACTCTTGTGGCTCTCTTTGTGCCAAACTTTACTGATTTTTTGTCCTTGGTCGGCAGCAGCACTTGCTGTGTGTTAGGGTTTGTGTTGCCTGCGTTGTTCCATTTATTGGTGTTCAAGGAAGAGATGGGGTGGATACAATGGAGTTCCGACACAGCGATTGTGGGACTCGGTGTGGCTCTTGCTGTGTCTGGAACTTGGAGTTCCCTCAGTGAGATCTTCTCGGTCAAAGTGTAA